Part of the Penaeus vannamei isolate JL-2024 chromosome 17, ASM4276789v1, whole genome shotgun sequence genome is shown below.
TCCAACTTGTACTAACCCCCCAACATCGACATGAATAACAACGGCACTTTAACAACACGTATGTAAATTTAGGTAGCAGTTTGCTCATTCTTATTAAGATTAgttaattatatatcattatttactttgttAGTTATTCCATATTTTGTTTTATGGAAAGAATGGAAGGTTTTTAAGAATTACATAAATTTTAACAAACATATTAGGTGTAATAGGAAGAGTGAATACTCCTAAGTAGTAATCTGAGTGTGACATTTGATGTATTTTTAGAgacctttttttatatttgcttTAGAGTAaaactaagataaaaaaaaatgtaatagatatgggaaattttcatcctttttattgcAGTAAGCAAATATTTGAGGGTGTCAAAACATTTGCTAAGAATTTAAAAGCATTTgtttgtgaaagaaaaaaaaagtattttatagTACCCATTAGTATTTTTTATACTTATGATATTCCAGTAgagtcattattgttttaaattaTACCTAATATGGGTACATTCATTTGTTTCAGACAGTCTTCAAGACTAGCTTTGTAAAAACCTTGACACTCACTTTTTCCAAATACTATTTTATATGAAATGAAGTAGATAATGTTGTTTTAATGCAGCTCCATCATAAAATTCCCTGGTAGCAGCATTAACAGtgtaattttcatttattaaatCTCAATTCTCAAATATGTGACTGTAGTTGTATGATTAAAGATTAAAAAAtgcaaatgatataaatgattatgattgttttgtgtttgttgaaaAGCAAATCACAATGCATTTTCTTATCTAATAGGAGTAGAAGAGCCATTTTTTGTATGGTTTCCTCTGTTTATCAATAATATAGGAATGACATCCTGGATTACTTGGTAAGTTCCATTATATTGTAGCTCTTAGGCAAGAGAAAGCATAAAGGACAGAGATGTTCCCCTGATCATTGATAAAGCCTGGAGTCCGGTATAGTTTTGCTTCCTcaagtttttatacattttaaatTGTTGCAAAACTTGTCTGTAAAGTGTAGAAATGATCATAGAGGTTGAGTCTCTTAACATTTGAATGCTCATCATACACCATTTCCATATACTGATCTTACAAAATAAGATTTACCTCTGTCTGGTACTCTAGATATGGAATCCCCAGGGAAGTTGAATGCTTTCTCTGTAATACAACTTGTGTAAGCTTAAATTAAAAGAGCAAAATCAACAAAGATTTTGTTCATATGGGGTTTGAGTTTCATTGATTTCATTTTGAAAGGTGACAGTAAAAGTGGAAAAGTTACACTTGCAGAGGTTAACTCTTTAAATGTTTTTATGGTGCTTGCATATAATAAGAAAATGGATGCTGTCCTCTTAGTGTATTTGCATTTAATTTTTGTCAAAGATTCCTGTAACTGCATTTTTTGGACAAGTATAGTTGTACAATGACTggatttcgttctctttttcttaagATTTAATATCCTATCCAAAACAATGTCTTCAAAACATACGGGAattcttttatttgtatcattatatcattatctattattttttcctctctttcttagttCTCTTGCCATGATTATTTCAGGTATGATGCCACCATCACCAAATAAATCAAAAAGTGTTCACAAGTCATCAGGAAAACTCTTCCGCCATAAGGACAAGGAACGATCTGGTAGTAGTGGAAGCAGCAGTGGGAGTAGTGGCAACAAtgggagtagtagcagtagcagcagtaccagcagcaacagcagcagtagtagctgcAACAACAGCAGTGGGAAGAGGGATGATCCAATGGAACTTAAAGATTGCCCGTTGACTCTGCCGGTGGTTGGTGCCTTGGACCATACCAGGTCATTACCTCGTTACACAGCCTGTAAGTATTCTATGTTCATGCATATAAGTAGCCCTGTAGCTTTAAcatattttcttaattcttttgattAATAAAAGTATTGATTGTCGTGTTTTGTTACTTCAAATAGTCTGATTTGGAAGTTAAGATGCCAGTGCATGGTAAAAATTATACAATTTGCCAATTTACTTAGGGGTTTTcttgatttattgattttattaaaaaaaagagatcaGATTTTATACAGTTTCAGCTCTATATTCATACTGTTTTTCCACTTTTTACCATTGCATTATTTTTAAGGTTACCTTAAGTTAAGAGGATAAACTTAGAAGAGGTTCCTGAGATGAGGTAAGGAAAagtatgttcatatgtgtatggGATGCCCACGACATGTTGGTGCCCAGAAGTCATTTAATGCATGGGCACTTCAAGAGAGGTTAAAAAAGTAAAGGCATGGCTGGTGAAATGATAAGCTAAATGTATTTTGGAAGTTTTATGTCTATATGGGTGGAATGAATCAAACCCAAAATGTCAGCTTTAAAGGAATGGGTTTTGGAAAGTACTGGGTATTGGAAAGCTTGAGAATTTAGTATTAGAGATTTAGATGCTCTAGGAATAAGTGAAgcatattttgttttactttttgagAATGTTTTAATTGATTAATATGGTGATTCAACCTACTTCTAATCCAGCCTTAATCCCTTTCCTTATTGATCCCAACCCTAGATAGCCCTAGCCCTATGGCAAATCTTAACCCAGTTTaaaccaactcaacccaacctcaACCCCAATACCAAACCGCAAAGCCCTAACCCCTAAAACTAGAGTCaaactagtcttctctgtcctgggatctctAGACAGCCTTGCCGAAGTCTGGCCAGctacagcttttgattggtcagctgacctgactttggcgaggctgtctagggatcccaggacagagaagcctagtgtaacctaacccaacccaacttcAACCTCACTCAAACCCAAATTTACACTCATGTCTTTTCAGTTATCTCCATACTTCTGCTTTTTTGATAGAATGGTTACTAATATGTCTTACTTTGTCTGGggtgacatatgtatatatgtattgtatatgtcttgccattttatatgtatatatatatatatatatatatatatatatatatatatatatatatatatatatatatatataaaactatgttTAACAGGTGTTGATTCTGGTGTTAATTGGTCTGTGGGTTTGCATGGAAGgttcttatttacttatatttcatCCTCACTATTAACTGCTTAAGTCTGATTTAAACTTCGTAACAAGCAAAATAACTTGATCTATAGATCTAACTTTAAGGCTTCAATAAGAATTGCTTTTTATTAAATTCTTTGATTCTACCTGTTTGTTCGGGCACTGGTAACCCCCCAGTGCTAAGAGGTGGCTTCGTATCCTCAGTGGTGAATGCGGAAGGGGTTTCCATGGAGGAGCTCGACGGTCTCCAGCTTGAGTTAGAGCTGCTGCTGTCATCCGTCCTTGTGCGGCAGAATGGCCTGAGCAACCAGTTGAATATCATCCACCAGCTGGAGAAGGGCAAATATGTACCCAAGACAGTAAGTATGAAGGAGGTACTTTGTGCTTTGGTAGGATGTATTTGTAGCTCACATcagcattttatatttttttatttatcatttattttaattAACCCATTGCCGCcgggtggcatgtatgtacatgccatggctgttgtggaccaaacacCGGGGgtatcatgtcatgtctattcccgcgctactggctcgtcggacggaggttgtttttctccggtagtagtggcttcatttatatggtaaagatttagGGCAATGGCACctgaagtgaaggtaaaccttcaaaatttgaatatttttataaattttagcaaaataaaagcttttaggtgctatatgttgcttgcaaactaccgatcgagccgggcgcaagcaggggaaactgccggtgcgcgccaacaagcctgtgcatacgtaaacttgccaaaatttttacccgtcggtgatgggttaatatatatattttttcatatttttttttttttttgtttttttttgttttttttggtttttttttgttttgtaggtACTGTCAAAGATTATATTTGAAAACTTCAGTATATATAGTAGTACTGTATGTACcactataatatatattgttCACATTTCAGTATACCTTGTAGTCTAGATTCTCCCATTATATTGTGTTGAACCTACTTGTTCTATTTACAGCCAGTTTCTCCTGGGAAGAAGATGAAACGTGATGACCCTGACAGACCATCCAAGAAGATGAAGGACTCCAGTGGCAAGTCTAGAGATGTCCTAGCCTCCCCTGGCCCTCCGCCGGGTGTGAAGCCGGCTAAGGTGAATAAAGTTAGTCTCATCTAATTTTTTTGAATTTGATTTGGAAAATATCTTTATAACTTCTTTGCATATATTGTTCTGTGGTGATATGATATTGTTTACCTTGAAAGAAGTACATTTCTTATGTACTGTGTATTGGTTGGATTACATTTTTTCTGTACTTTGTATTGGATAAATAACGTGATACATAATtactttttcttcaatttttttttttctttctgaaaatCTTTTGTTACAGTATAGAACTGTGTATAATATTCAACTtaatttatttttggtttatttatttattttttccacatgatgtaatttctgtttgttgattttaaaatatattagcattatcttttgtTGTGGTTTTcctatgtttgatttttttgttatggTCTTTGTTTATTCTCTAAACTTTCAGGTTAAGTGTTCCGTACAGAAATATGAACCAGTGTTCGATGTGCCTGACCTTGGGCCCCCAGAGCAGCCCAAACCTCCACCACCCAAAAATGACATCACCAACCGCTTCTGGGCAACTGTAGAGCAATATTGTCAAGAAATCACTGTTGATGATATAAAGGTGAGACCTGGAATGCTGTGAGCAAAAATAGGAATGCTCTTTTGATGAGAATTTTGTCTTGGAGTATTTATTAGAGGATGGATAAAATCTATGCAAATTTAAGTAGAGACTTTGACTTGAAATTAATCAAGTGGTTTGTCATTGAACAGATGCTTGAAGATTTGATCAACAATCCAAATGATGACAGTGACTACTATAAAACGCCTCCACTAGGAAGACACTACACATTACGTTGGGCTCAAGAAGACCTGCAAGTAAGTATCCTGATGAGAGTGATTGCATAATTTTTAATGATTTATCAATTTTAGTGCTGTTATTGTGAAACAGAAATTAATAATTTAAACGGCTATCAGTAATTTGTTATACATAtggtatgaatatacatttatgacTAATAGACTTGTTTATACTTGGTAATGTGCTAAAGCTGTTGCACAACATGTACCCTGTTTTAAATTGTATTCCCCACTCCCCTACTAGGATGAACAGAAAGAAGGTGTAAAACTtgcagaggggaagaagaaaaatgttaagACAGATTCAAGTAGCTCAGATATGTCTGATAAATTGTTAAAGGAAGTGGATATGAATGGGTGAGTTTCAAGGTtcctgttatattttttttattttcctctgtttattAGTAGCTGCTTGAAAGATTTAGAGAAAGATGTTTACTTcttgatattttgattattttttttgtaatgtttctTCTCGTCTTCAATTTACTTTGCCAGTattatcttttcatattttctaatAATTATTTAACTGTGTATGAATTTTTTGTTTAGGAAGCATACAAGGTATAATTGAAAAGTAAGTTGTAGAATATATTTGTTCTGTATGTCTCCACTTCACACATTTGTTTGAATTGGTGTAACATCAGACCTAAGAGATGTCAGGTACAGAAAATATggactttatttttttccactaAGTAGATGTTAAAAGATGcaatagatatacagtatacataattTTGATTTCATACAGAAATGTATCACATTTCTGTGTGACACTGAATTAACCTTTTAGGTATGGTACACAGTATATTTTAAATAGTCTTTAATTTTCTTGCAGGTGTAATGATGATGTAGCACCTTTTGGTCCCCTGACCCAAAGACTAATTGCTGGTTTAGTAGAAGAAAATGTTTTAGTGTCTGATATAGAAAACAAAGGTATGTATTCACTATATATGTTTTAATTTCAAGGTGAGTTCTCATTTGATTATGGCACATAATAATGCAAATATGAAATAATATTATGGTGATGTATATTTTTACTGTGTGTAGGGTCCTTGCATTTATGTTTTGATAAAGGGTGCATGCTTTACAGCTGTAGATGGACTGGGCATAAGTCGACCGGGGATGATAAGGTCACTGGGGCTGGCAAGTGCTTCCAGCCTGGAGAAACGCATTAAGAAAGAACTTCAAGAACAAGGGGTCTTGGAGGCAGAATATGGAAATGAAGTAAGAGAATTATTTGTTGGTGCAATAGAATATTGTGCTTTAATTGCAGATCATAACATCTTGTGTATTAttagaaaattatagaaaaagtTAATTATCTCTTTCCTGTGTccaaggacgatgatgatgaaatccTATCAGAGTTGAGGAGATGTCAGGCAGAACTACGTGCAGTATCAGCCCATAATGCGCAGCAGTTAAGTCGTTTGTTAACCTTAGCCCGTGAATCCTTAGTTCGCCATGATTTGAAAAAGAAGCTACGAGATGCAGATCAAAAGGTATGATACAAAGGTCTAGTTTATTTAATCTTAGGTGTAgggtagaaaagaagagaaaaatcaaataGATTGGACTGTGTCATGGTGAAATTTTTTACATTGTTTTGAATATCCATATTGTTTCTACGAATGTATTACGAGTTTATATGATTTGCCTTTAGACCTTATTGatcaatattttaaaatattttttgctTTCATAAATAGAAAATGTTTGAGTATGATCCATTAATAGTTTGTGCACCTCATGAAAATGTttgatccattttctttttttttttcccaacagGTTTTAGAGGCATATCGTACAATAGCAGCTGCACGTCAAAAAAAGAAGACCCCCTCTAAGAAAGATAAGGACATTGCATGGAAAGCCATCAAAGACCGAGAAGTAATTGTTCGTCAACTTGATTTAGCATCAAATAACAACTGCTAGATGTTACATAGCTATATTACAAGTTAGATTGTATGTTCTTGCAAAGTTCTTAAATGAAAATGTCTGGCAAAAACTTAAGAAGCCTTATAAATTACTGTAATCATGAAAATGTATtgagatagtaatgatactgccCTCATACTGAAAGAAAAGGTATGATTAGTATACTGTCTGTAAAGTTTACTAATCATTCCAGATGTTTGTGGACtgaaagaattattattatcttttaatacaGAGATTAGAATGGAGGTAGACTGGAATAATAGGCACAAAAGCTTTGATAATGGGACAAtctgttatgttttttattttctaaatgtcGACATGGATTGATTTGTGTTACAGTATGTTAATGTTTTTTGTGTAAATTACTTGTTTCAGCTCCTCcccatatttttaaaaatttgttcattattttctttaaaaataacTTTAAAGCAACTTTATAAGAATATTACTAGTAATGTGTCAAagggattatttatttatttgtgaatatttatgcttgattttttaatatataatttagAGCAGTCTTGAGAAGGTCTTTGTAGATGGCCTGCCATTTGGATCTGAGTATTATTTAtagattaatattatatatttttatcattgagcAGTAATGATCCCTAAACTATGATGTCTTTGAACTTCATATTCATAAAACAATCAGGTgaggttacatttttttttttactaaatgtgCATATTTTCTTGTATATTCAGGTATATATCTATAACCCACTTGAAGGAGAGTGGAAATAGTCGTGAGATTGATTCTAATTCCATACTTTCACAGGTATTAATATATTTTGTACAAAATATATTAGGATTGTTTCAGGGTTTCCAGAATGAGATAATTTTCaatctttttaaaatttttgaaaTACTTTGGGAACTATTTTTTTTAAACCCAGATTTGAAAAACATAAGATACGAAGAGAGCCAAAGAATTCTAAATCTGTCGTAATTGTTAGatactccctccttttttttcttcagagaTGTCTTTTAGACTTATTCTAGTATAATTTGCATTATAGGTGTGCAAATAACATATGAAATGTATTTGAAGCTGCTGTTTTTTGCAGTGTAAGGATGACTGACAGGAATCATGTTTTATGATGAATATTAAACATTTACAGTACTATAATGTCTTTTATTTTCAAGATACAAAAAGTACATTTcaagaggaaaaataaacaacagaacaCAAGTAAAATATATGTGGACCCCCTGTACTAGAAAtgaataattttggaaataaaatGCCAATAAATTTCAGCAACATTACTTCATTAACCAGACTGAGATGAGTGCTctatattatattaaaatctGTAGGAGAGAAGCAGCTGACTTTTGTATATCAGAATAGCACCTAAATGTTATCATTGTAGCTttgcatactgatatatatatatataaaaaaaagaaaaaaagtaatgataccaTCTCAGACAGATAGCAAGTGCTTGATCATATATCAAAATGCCTTGTACATAAGTAGTTTTCAGTATCAATAAACAAAACGAGCACAACTTTCaagtaaatattaataacaaacttTAATAAAGCAACACATTTCTGACTGTATAAATGGACTCGTTATCTGAACCAGCAACAAGTGTTGGCCCTTCAATATCCAGTGAGTTGATGGGTAAGGATGACTGTGGAATTATACAAGTGGTATCGATGGCTCCGCGGGCAACATCACTGCTTAGCCACACTGTGATACTTGCTCCTGttgggacattttttttttttttttagagaaattCAAAGATAGGAGCATAATATATGAAGATAATTACATGAGGTTTTTGTATCACAAAATTCACATGATCctttgaaagaaaaaataccCAATGGAAGATGGATCCTCTTCATAATATGAAAACAGCATAAATAAAGTGATACAGCTATACACAGGACACAAACACCCATTCAAGcttgcatacacatgcatatgattGCAcccactcacactttctctcttgcacccactcatactcatactcattttcatactctgtctgtctgcctatctcaaACATTCTTATCCACTCACAATAAAAACAGGTACAACTCACCTGCAGGATCCCGAGGACCCTTGAAAGACACAGGTGTTGGCCGTGCAGAGGCAGAAGCATCCCAATGCAAAAGTTGACCATCTAAACCACATGTAAACAAATGATCTGGTGCTGCAGGGTGGAATCGTACTTCAGTAACTGGAAAATAAACaccagaatgagagaagaaagcaagCAACTGATTTTTACTTGCAAGTTGTGTCTATCACCTTGTACTTTACATGCAGCTTCTGCTGTGTAGCTTTTACAAAATATGTATCAACTTTTGTGTTTCTAATGTAGAGCACTAACTTGGTCCATTATGTGCAGAAATGAGAGTGACAGGCTGAGCTATATTCCTCATGTCCCATATGGCCATagctccgtcttctcctccagcTGCCACAAGGTGCTGCTGAGTTGGGTGTCCTGCAAGGTGACATACTGCAATCTGGAAAGAAAATTTATGAAATCAGGCAGGGGGGAATACattagaaaggaatggagagggaaagaaagcaaggtgggagagatagaggatgtGGATGGGTGTAAAGGACAGGCCAAGTTGGATTTACTAATTGTTCATACATTTAGGGTTGCTGGTCCAGGTTAAGACTGCCTTTAGGGTTGCACCCAAAATAGGCTAGGAAAATACCAATGTAAAGGGtggtgggaaaagagagggagaagacaggagaTATATGGATGGTGATGGGGTAAAGGTTGGGGGTATAGGAGattgtgggagagaaggaaagaggaaagagaagagaaaagggaagagaaagaaaggtaacagGAAATACAGCCTACTTTACCGTGAGTCAGTTGTtgcatatatggataaataaaattTCCTTCAAAATTTAACCTGATCTGGGCTGAGAAGAGTTGCTTTGGCTGGCTGCTGGGCCCGCAGATCCCATAACTTAAGGTGGCCTTGCATGTTGGCTGTAACTACCTCACTAGCGCGGACATACACTACTGCATACATGCTACAACCACCCACGCTCTCTGAAAGTAGGATACAGGTGATATTATCTGAAATCTAAATTGTACAAGTAGTTGGTGAAATGTAATCTGTGTCATAAAATACAAGTTACCTATAAATTATTTTTCACAATCCCTATTTAGCTGCTCAACTAATCATAATCAACCAACACAAATTTATAAAATATggaagaaatatacaaaataaagattAGAATCAATAAAACACGTCTAGGCACATGTGTGAACTTTCAGTTTGTGGAAGTAAAGCTCATATCTTTAATGTCTAGATCTTACAAACTTTAAATCCTGTATAATAAAACTTAGGTGATATCATGACATTTGGTGCTTCTGTTTTTAAGTCTTGGATATTCATAATCAGTAGAATAGTatttcttcatattcatattgCACTGATCCATCAATATTATAGggtcatttgagagagagagagagagagagaaagagagagagagagaatgagagagagagagagagagagagagagtgagtgagagagagagagagagagagagagagagagaagagagagagagagagagagagagagagagagagagagagagagagagagagagagagagagagagagagagagagagagagagagagagagaaagagagagaaagagagaaagagagagaaagagaaagagaaagagagagagagagagagagagagagagagagagagagagagagagagagaataaaaaagaaagaaagaaacagagacagagacagagagaaagagagagagagagaaaaaaaaaagagagagagaaaaaaaagagaaaaagagagagagagaaaaaagagaaaaagagagagagagagagagagagagagagagagagagagagagagagagagagagagagagagagagagagagagagagagagagagagagagagagagagagagaaaaagagagagagagagagaaaatgagagagagagagcaaaaatgagagagaaagagaaaaaaagatagaaaaaaaaagagagcaaaaaagagagagagaaaaaaaaaagagagagagagagagagagagagagagagagagagagagagagagagagagagagagagagaatgagagagaaagagaaaatgagagagaaagagaaaatgagagagaaagagaaaatgagagagagaaaaaaaaagagaaaaaaaagagaaaaaaaagaaaaaagagagagagagagagagagagagagagagagagagagagagagagagagagagagagagagagagagagagagagagagaaagagagagagagagagagagagagagagagagagagagagagagagagagagagagagagagagagagagagagagagagagagagagagagagagagagagagagagagagagagagagagagcttgggaatgggaggtggagagggagagagagagagagcttgggaatgggaggtggagagggagagagatgagagatagatggggagaggggagggagggagagagagtgggtaagggagatggggagagaatgggaaagggagatggggagagaatggcaaagggagagggggagagaatgggaaagggagagggggagagaatgggaaagggagagggggagagaatgggaaagggagagggggagagaatgggaaagggagagggggagaggaagagagagtgagtttgtgtgcTAGCCTATTCATCAAAATTACAAAACTAAGgaatattttgaagctgaaaatcaGCGCGCGGGGCTGGCCCCGAATTTGACATATTTGGAGCATGAGCCCTGATCCAACGTCACACTGCCGGGACACCCGGCagtgtttatttttctgggtCTCTCATATAAGGGACACCCGTCATTAATGGGTTAATATAGCACACACATTCTTCATAAATGTCCACCTGCATGACTGCCTTTCAAAATTCTAATCCAAAGAACTAAACAATATGCCATATACAAGGTCAAGTCTCACAAATACTTATTATTCAAAACTTACCAATGTTTCTGACAGGTTGATCTTGACTGGGATTTAAAATTACTAAATTGCCATCTTCACCGACAGATGCTATCTGGTCACCATTCGTGGCCAATGCTGTACATGGAACTGAGCCTggaataaaaaacattttttagAATATACtcaaaacagattttttttttttttttttttttttttttttttttttgtaaataatcatgatgattggcATTCCATCCTATCCATGATAACTTTACAGCTCATGTGACAGATGTGAGGATGTGCAATCGCTATCTTATGTCTCTGAGGATCTCAAAACAATTAtaggaatattttttatttaaataagGTGAATTACGGAAATAAAAATGTAGTTCTCAATATGTCTTACTGCACAGCATAAAAGTGATTAAAATGCaaatgttttttgtttactttttgtttacctttctttcttaagagcaaataaaaaataaatttaatttaCATTTGTGCCAATATTAAAAACCCATAAAATAAAAGCACCTAAAAATAAATATCTAGACAGTATTACATTTTACagctatttctttattcatcacttgatatttataaaaatttctacatttctatatatattttgtggaCTGAAAGCCTTCAAAAAGATGTTAACAGTATATTAATAAGACTTATATGTCTAATATATGCACCTCACCTCCTAGAACAGTGTGTATGCGATCCCAAGTTGCTTTACTTTCTAACTGGTCATTGTTGCTATGTTGAAATAGCTTAACACTCCCATTACCTCCTGCAGTCGCAAATGCTTCTCTTGTGACATACTGTAGATGGAAAATAGTTTGTAcccttaagaaagaaagaaagaaaagaaaagagaagagaaaagaaaatgaagaaaatctttcaatatcaatatcaccaaAAACGGTTCAAGTTTAGGACAACAGTAAAGTAAAGTAATGCATACCTGAATATCATTGACATTTGCAGGGTGTGACAGCTGGTGTAGGAGAGTTGGGTCCTCTTCACATCCTGGTACATGCCATACAGCTACAACATTTTCCTGCAAGTGAATTATGCAAATTAGCAATTACATAGGCCAGCTTACAGGATTAAAAAAAGGACCTTATAACATCATTCCAGGGAAGGCTTAAGATGTTTTTAccaggacaacaacaacaaaagcatgaAGGAGAATGTCCAACCTCACAAAACTAAGAGAATTAATGCTTTCTGatgttatttcttttaattaatattcatcatacatttctctcactctattcaaGACTGTTTCATCAAGAGGATGCTATAACTGGTttcaaataaaaattataaacctACACATGCCACTGAAACAATACCCACAAGAGTGCATAGAACACACTCAAGCACAGGCACATGACACACTCTTTTATCCATAAACACATTCATGTGGAATTATCTTTGATGAAAAGCTCTTCTGCATTTACTGCTGGTCAAATATGGATTTGTTGAAAGATAATCGTTAATAGTGATAAAAG
Proteins encoded:
- the Ada3 gene encoding transcriptional adapter 3-B isoform X6, with product MMPPSPNKSKSVHKSSGKLFRHKDKERSGSSGSSSGSSGNNGSSSSSSSTSSNSSSSSCNNSSGKRDDPMELKDCPLTLPVVGALDHTRSLPRYTALLRGGFVSSVVNAEGVSMEELDGLQLELELLLSSVLVRQNGLSNQLNIIHQLEKGKYVPKTPVSPGKKMKRDDPDRPSKKMKDSSGKSRDVLASPGPPPGVKPAKVNKVKCSVQKYEPVFDVPDLGPPEQPKPPPPKNDITNRFWATVEQYCQEITVDDIKMLEDLINNPNDDSDYYKTPPLGRHYTLRWAQEDLQDEQKEGVKLAEGKKKNVKTDSSSSDMSDKLLKEVDMNGCNDDVAPFGPLTQRLIAGLVEENVLVSDIENKDGLGISRPGMIRSLGLASASSLEKRIKKELQEQGVLEAEYGNEDDDDEILSELRRCQAELRAVSAHNAQQLSRLLTLARESLVRHDLKKKLRDADQKVLEAYRTIAAARQKKKTPSKKDKDIAWKAIKDREVIVRQLDLASNNNC
- the Ada3 gene encoding transcriptional adapter 3-B isoform X4, translating into MMPPSPNKSKSVHKSSGKLFRHKDKERSGSSGSSSGSSGNNGSSSSSSSTSSNSSSSSCNNSSGKRDDPMELKDCPLTLPVVGALDHTRSLPRYTALLRGGFVSSVVNAEGVSMEELDGLQLELELLLSSVLVRQNGLSNQLNIIHQLEKGKYVPKTPVSPGKKMKRDDPDRPSKKMKDSSGKSRDVLASPGPPPGVKPAKVNKVKCSVQKYEPVFDVPDLGPPEQPKPPPPKNDITNRFWATVEQYCQEITVDDIKMLEDLINNPNDDSDYYKTPPLGRHYTLRWAQEDLQDEQKEGVKLAEGKKKNVKTDSSSSDMSDKLLKEVDMNGCNDDVAPFGPLTQRLIAGLVEENVLVSDIENKAVDGLGISRPGMIRSLGLASASSLEKRIKKELQEQGVLEAEYGNEDDDDEILSELRRCQAELRAVSAHNAQQLSRLLTLARESLVRHDLKKKLRDADQKVLEAYRTIAAARQKKKTPSKKDKDIAWKAIKDREVIVRQLDLASNNNC
- the Ada3 gene encoding transcriptional adapter 3-B isoform X7; the encoded protein is MMPPSPNKSKSVHKSSGKLFRHKDKERSGSSGSSSGSSGNNGSSSSSSSTSSNSSSSSCNNSSGKRDDPMELKDCPLTLPVVGALDHTRSLPRYTALVNAEGVSMEELDGLQLELELLLSSVLVRQNGLSNQLNIIHQLEKGKYVPKTPVSPGKKMKRDDPDRPSKKMKDSSGKSRDVLASPGPPPGVKPAKVNKVKCSVQKYEPVFDVPDLGPPEQPKPPPPKNDITNRFWATVEQYCQEITVDDIKMLEDLINNPNDDSDYYKTPPLGRHYTLRWAQEDLQDEQKEGVKLAEGKKKNVKTDSSSSDMSDKLLKEVDMNGCNDDVAPFGPLTQRLIAGLVEENVLVSDIENKAVDGLGISRPGMIRSLGLASASSLEKRIKKELQEQGVLEAEYGNEDDDDEILSELRRCQAELRAVSAHNAQQLSRLLTLARESLVRHDLKKKLRDADQKVLEAYRTIAAARQKKKTPSKKDKDIAWKAIKDREVIVRQLDLASNNNC
- the Ada3 gene encoding transcriptional adapter 3-B isoform X8, which encodes MMPPSPNKSKSVHKSSGKLFRHKDKERSGSSGSSSGSSGNNGSSSSSSSTSSNSSSSSCNNSSGKRDDPMELKDCPLTLPVVGALDHTRSLPRYTALVNAEGVSMEELDGLQLELELLLSSVLVRQNGLSNQLNIIHQLEKGKYVPKTPVSPGKKMKRDDPDRPSKKMKDSSGKSRDVLASPGPPPGVKPAKVNKVKCSVQKYEPVFDVPDLGPPEQPKPPPPKNDITNRFWATVEQYCQEITVDDIKMLEDLINNPNDDSDYYKTPPLGRHYTLRWAQEDLQDEQKEGVKLAEGKKKNVKTDSSSSDMSDKLLKEVDMNGCNDDVAPFGPLTQRLIAGLVEENVLVSDIENKDGLGISRPGMIRSLGLASASSLEKRIKKELQEQGVLEAEYGNEDDDDEILSELRRCQAELRAVSAHNAQQLSRLLTLARESLVRHDLKKKLRDADQKVLEAYRTIAAARQKKKTPSKKDKDIAWKAIKDREVIVRQLDLASNNNC